One genomic window of Candoia aspera isolate rCanAsp1 chromosome 12, rCanAsp1.hap2, whole genome shotgun sequence includes the following:
- the GPR119 gene encoding glucose-dependent insulinotropic receptor, with protein MGSVSFGVILAVLASFILLINCVLVIVLVRLIWKNHCHGLCFVLNLAVSDSLVGCAITGLVAEELSGPEHQTPQQYCVLQMACITCPSAASIFTVILVTFDRYLAIRRPFHYFKIMRSPVVGMCIGGPWVLACLIGFLPVMVHSFQQKSYQGRCTFFGVFQPTYTLIVFCVSFFPAFFIFLYFHCHLLKIASLHLQHIRELEHAGLPATCPASQPSNDTKALRTVAILVGCFALLWSPFFVVSMVQIACQRCYLHHLLEHYLWVLGVCNSLANPLIYGYWQKEVRLEIYQMCLCLRSKIFPLFQFDNHPGTGPTQSRGPLYINSLAQLKK; from the coding sequence ATGGGAAGCGTCAGCTTTGGCGTAATCCTTGCTGTTCTGGCTTCATTCATTCTGCTAATCAATTGTGTCCTGGTTATTGTGCTGGTGCGGCTGATCTGGAAGAACCACTGCCACGGTCTGTGCTTTGTTTTGAACCTTGCTGTCTCCGACTCCTTGGTGGGCTGTGCCATCACAGGTCTGGTTGCAGAAGAGCTGTCTGGGCCTGAGCACCAGACCCCCCAACAGTACTGTGTCTTGCAAATGGCTTGCATCACCTGCCCTTCTGCTGCCTCCATCTTCACCGTGATTCTAGTCACCTTTGACCGATACTTGGCTATCAGGCGTCCTTTCCATTACTTCAAAATCATGCGCAGCCCAGTTGTCGGGATGTGCATTGGAGGGCCCTGGGTGCTGGCCTGTTTGATCGGTTTCCTCCCTGTGATGGTTCACAGCTTCCAACAGAAGAGCTACCAAGGTCGGTGCACCTTCTTCGGAGTATTCCAGCCCACGTACACGCTCATTGTCTTCTGCGTCAGCTTCTTCCCAGCCTTCTTCATCTTCCTCTATTTCCACTGCCACTTGCTCAAGATTGCTTCTTTGCACCTCCAGCACATCCGAGAACTGGAACACGCTGGCCTGCCAGCAACCTGTCCAGCCTCTCAGCCTTCCAATGATACCAAAGCCCTGCGCACTGTGGCCATCCTGGTTGGTTGTTTTGCTCTCCTCTGGTCCCCCTTCTTTGTTGTGAGCATGGTCCAGATTGCCTGCCAGCGCTGTTACCTGCATCACCTCCTTGAACACTATCTGTGGGTGCTGGGTGTGTGCAACTCTCTAGCAAATCCCCTAATCTATGGATATTGGCAGAAGGAAGTTCGCCTGGAGATCTATCAGATGTGTTTGTGCCTGAGGAGCAAAATCTTTCCTCTTTTCCAGTTTGACAACCATCCTGGGACTGGTCCCACCCAGTCTAGGGGACCACTATATATCAACTCACTAGCCCAGCTGAAGAAGTGA
- the SLC25A14 gene encoding brain mitochondrial carrier protein 1 produces the protein MSALSWKPFVYGGLASLVAEFGTFPVDLTKTRLQVQGQSIDARFREIKYRGMFHALFRISREEGILALYSGIAPALLRQASYGTIKIGIYQSLKRLFVNRLEDETLLINVICGVISGVISSALANPTDVLKIRMQAQGSLFQGGMIGSFIDIYQQEGTRGLWRGVVPTAQRAAIVVGVELPVYDITKKHLILSGLMGDTILTHFISSFTCGLAGAIASNPVDVVRTRMMNQRAVVGSVDLYRGTLDGLIKTWKSEGFFALYKGFWPNWLRLGPWNIIFFITYEQLKRLPF, from the exons ATGTCCGCCCTGAGCTGGAAGCCGTTTGTCTACGGCGGGTTGGCCTCGCTCGTGGCCGAATTCG GGACGTTTCCTGTGGATCTCACCAAAACACGACTTCAAGTCCAAGGCCAAAGCATTGATGCCCGTTTCCGAGAGATCAAATATCGGGGCATGTTTCATGCCTTGTTCCGCATCTCCAGAGAAGAAGGCATTCTGGCACTGTACTCTGG GATTGCACCAGCGTTATTAAGACAAGCATCGTATGGCACCATAAAGATTGGTATATACCAGAGTTTGAAACGACTTTTTGTGAACCGTTTGGAAG ATGAAACATTATTGATCAATGTCATCTGTGGAGTGATCTCAGGGGTGATCTCCTCTGCTCTAGCTAATCCAACAGATGTACTGAAG ATTCGAATGCAAGCTCAGGGCAGCCTGTTCCAGGGGGGGATGATTGGAAGCTTCATAGACATCTACCAGCAAGAAGGCACTCGGGGCCTCTGGAGG GGGGTGGTGCCCACTGCTCAGCGAGCTGCTATTGTGGTGGGAGTTGAGTTACCAGTCTACGACATCACCAAGAAGCACTTAATACTTTCAGGACTCATGGGGGACACAATCCTCACTCATTTTAT TTCTAGTTTCACCTGTGGACTCGCTGGTGCCATTGCTTCTAATCCAGTGGATGTCGTTCGAACCCGCATGATGAATCAACGGGCCGTAGTGGGGAGCGTGGACCTCTATAGGGGAACACTGGATGGCCTGATAAAG ACTTGGAAAAGTGAAGGTTTCTTTGCACTTTACAAAGGATTCTGGCCAAATTGGTTGAGACTTGGTCCCTGGAATATTATT TTTTTTATCACCTACGAGCAGCTGAAGAGACTCCCTTTTTAA
- the RBMX2 gene encoding RNA-binding motif protein, X-linked 2, translated as MNPLTKVKLINELNEREAELGVQDKVSWHAEYSDSAWVFVGGLPYELTEGDIICVFSQYGEIVNINLVRDKKTGKSKGFCFVCYEDQRSTILAVDNFNGIKIKGRTIRVDHVANYRPPKDSEDIDEVTKALRDKGCGVKTPPPSSAESSEDDKVEVKRHKKEKKKKKKKEKRQHRKHLKEGPPADVLFSKSRIKVEKEDLGYERYAGTNRETWGSTSGHQHPSRTHQGQEPKYESGRERSREGGTERDRHERRAPFSEEKHKKMEAIKDRQHPAGSRRSRDRSENRDKPSREKSSSRY; from the exons ATGAA cCCATTAACCAAAGTGAAGCTGATCAATGAGCTGAATGAGCGTGAAGCAGAGCTTGGAGTGCAGGATAAGGTCTCCTGGCATGCCGAGTATAGTGACAGCGCCTGGGTGTTTGTGG GGGGATTGCCATATGAACTGACCGAAGGGGACATTATCTGTGTATTTTCGCA GTATGGAGAAATTGTGAACATAAATCTGGTACGTGATAAAAAGACGGGGAAATCCAAAGGTTTCTGCTTCGTTTGCTATGAAGATCAGCGAAGCACCATTCTTGCAGTTGATAACTTTAATGGGATAAAG ATAAAAGGAAGGACAATTCGTGTGGATCATGTGGCCAACTATCGTCCACCGAAAGACTCTGAGGACATCGATGAGGTTACAAAGGCCCTCCGAGACAAAGGATGTGGCGTTAAAACCCCTCCTCCAAGTTCAGCTGAATCCTCAGAAGATGATAAGGTAGAAGTAAAAAGGCACAAGAAAG aaaaaaagaaaaagaagaagaaagaaaagcgaCAGCATCGGAAACACCTGAAGGAGGGACCTCCTGCAGACGTGCTTTTTTCCAAATCCAGGATTAAAGTGGAAAAGGAAGACCTGGGGTATGAACGCTATGCTGGGACAAACCGGGAAACCTGGGGCAGCACATCTGGGCACCAGCACCCAAGCAGGACGCATCAAGGGCAAGAGCCCAAATATGAGAGTGGGAGAGAGCGTTCTCGAGAAGGAGGCACAGAGAGGGACAGACATGAACGCAGAGCGCCCTTCAGCGAGGAGAAGCACAAGAAAATGGAGGCCATCAAAGATAGACAGCATCCAGCAGGAAGCAGAAGATCCCGAGATCGCTCAGAAAACAGAGACAAGCCTTCCCGGGAAAAGTCCTCGAGCCGTTATTAA